The genomic segment TGATGAGTTTTCAGTTACAGTATATGTAGAAAAACAATCTAATTACAATAATAAGCCTATTATTGTAATCAGATCACCTGAAAATTTTAAGGAGATAGACTCTGTAGAACAAAAGGGAATACTATCATTTTTGTTTAATATACCTAAAAATGTAAAACAGGTAATCCTTAAGGCAGTGAGAAAGAACGAAGCAATAGTTCCTAATGAAAAAGAAGATTTTACAGCGGTTATGAATAAGGTAACAGGCGCTGAACAAACAATAAATAAAGAAAATAGGGAAGCGCTCTCTAGAAATAAGAAAACTAGTAAGAATAAAAAGGCAATGATAATTATCGCAACAATTATTTTAGTTATAATTGTTGGGGGTTTAGGAAGATTTTATTTTAAAGGGACATCTCCTAATGTAAAAACTCCCGTTCCCAAACTATCCACAGATGAAAAAAAATCAACTGGAACTCCAGATAAAAAAGGATCAACTGGAACTCCAGATGAAAAAGAATCACCTGTAACTCCAGATAAAAAAGAATCACCTGGAACTCCAGATGAAAAAGAATCACCTGTAACTCCAGATGAAAAAGAGTCAACTGGAACTCCAGATAAAAAAGAACCAACTGTAACTCCAGATGAAAAAGAACCAACTGTAACTCCAGATGAAAAAGAACCCACTGTAACTCCAGACGAAAAAGAACCAACTGTAACTCCAGATGAAAAAGAACCAACTGTAACTCCAGACGAAAAACAATCAACTGTAACTCCAAGTAACTAGTTAGCTAGGATGTGATAATGGAAAAAATCGATATATCAGAAATTAAAATAAAAGTATTGGAACGTAGGCCAGTATAACTTAGCAATTGTGAACTGAGCCCAATTAAGAGGGCCTAGAAACCCAATAGATGATTTAATATAATCAAAAATACTCCATAATAATTTACGGAGTATTTTTCTATTAATATTACACTATTTAAGATAATATTAATAGAAAAGAGGATCTAATTTTTTTTATTTCTCGCTATGAAAACAATAATATTCACAGCAGATAATCCTACTAAAATGTATATTGCTCTAGCAAGGAAGGGAACAAATCCAAAGATAAG from the Clostridium sp. CM027 genome contains:
- a CDS encoding DUF378 domain-containing protein — its product is MYKLSIIDKLSFVFVLIGALNWGLLGLLNVNLVSLIFGFVPFLARAIYILVGLSAVNIIVFIARNKKN